The genome window AAGTTAAAATGGGGCAAACATATGCGGAGCAAAAATTAGGATTAATTAAATTTTTAAATAATATGCCGCTTATAGGAAACCCTGGTATTGATGTTTATGAAAAAGTAGGTTCTACTTGGAATAAATTAAACTTATCTGCTAATGGAAATTCAATAATCAGCACACCGTGTAATTAAAATAAATGATAATGAAAAATATATTAAAACTTTTACTTGTTTTGTTTGTTCAAAACATTTATGCCCAATATCCTGTATTAACAACTACTTCTTTGGCTGGAGATCCAACAATGGATATTAATTTTTCAAAAAACGGAAATTATGCGATAGATACCAACAACGAAAGAGACCAATATGTGGGTTTGTGGAGGTATCAAGACAGTGATATTCTTTTTGAGCTAAAAATGGAAAAAAGAGATCAATTTTTGTTTAAAATAGAATATCAAGGACAAGTATATTATACCTATTCTGACATAATTATTTTTAAATATAAATTAATTAAAAATGGAGTATTAATTTATGATAATTTAAATGCTACAATACCAAATGAGAATTATTACTCTCAAGCAACTAAACACGGAAATTATGAATATTTATACGGTGGTTTGTTAGATTTTACGAGAAATGTTATGGGTACTGTTTCCATTAAAAGATTACAAGCATCAAATCCTGATAAAATATATTTTAATTTAAGCAGTGGTGGATATTCTTTACATAATCCCAAAGAATTTTACAATAATCCTCCAGATGTAAAGTTGTTTAATATTCCAACAGATGGCATAGAAATGGTTAGAGTTAATTAATAGAATGAATAATTATCACAATTTATATTAAACATTTTTAATATAAAGAATTATGAAAAACATTATTAAAATATTCATCTTAATTTTTATTAGCTTAAATATGAATTGTCAGACTTTGCCATTAAAAACTGCAAATTTTGATTGTCCTAATGGTGCATATAAAAAAGACTTAGATGCTGTTTTTCCATTTTGGATAGGTACATGGAAAGGTGTAATTGATAATAAAGAATATACTTTTGAATTTGTTTCTTTTACAAATCAATTGGTTTCATTTTCAAATGGAGATAATTTTTATGAAGACATGTTAAAATGTAAATTTAAGGTGGTTGATTTGACAAACAATCAAGTACTTTATAGTGATTTACATTTGTCTAATGTTGAAGATTATAAAATTAAATTAATTTCTTACAGAAATGATAATGATTATTTTTTCTTATTCAATGACGATGAAAATAATTGTTATAATACAGTTGAGTTTAATCTAGTTAAAAATAGCTCAAATTATAACAACATAGTTTACAAAGGGTTTGAGCAAAAGGATTATATTCCATCAAATGATTGTCCTTATAGTAATAATCAAGAGATACCTAATTTTTTGCCAAGAAGTAGTTTCGTTTTAGTTAGGCAATAATTTTAAAACGATTTCATATTTTTATTTAATTTATATAAAAAAGCCATTTCAAACGAAATGGCTTTTTTATTGTTTTTTAGTTTTGACTTGAAGTCTTAGCTTGTTTTCTGAAATAGAAGTAAGCAAAGATAATTCCTGCAACCGCTAACCAAACTAATTTTGTGTTAATTGGAGCTGGCGGTGGATCACTATCAACCGGTGGATCAACTGGTTGAGCGTTACTTAGAAAGCTTATAAAAGCCATTATAAGTGTAGCGTAAAGTTTAAACAAATTTGATTTCATATCTTTTTAATTTGGGGCTGTTCTTAAATTAAGAATGCAAGTATACTAATTAATTATCTTTTTTGAAAGTCTGAAGTGAAAAATAATTCAACTGTTGGGTATTTTTGTTGTGTCATTTGAATTGAAAAATCACTGTCAGCCAAGAAAACTAATTGTCCATATTTATCATGACCTAAGAATTTTTGTTTTACACGTTTAAATTCTGCAAACTCTGTATTTTTTGGATCTTGTGGTTTTACCCAGCAAGCTTTGTATGCAGGAAAATTCTCATAGGTGCATTTTGCGCCATATTCGTGTTCTAAACGGTATTGAATTACTTCATACTGTAATGCACCAACGGTTCCAATTACTTTTCTTCCGTTCATTTCTAAGGTAAACAACTGCGCAACACCTTCATCCATTAATTGGTCAATTCCTTTTTCTAATTGTTTCGATTTTAATGGATCTGCATTATTGATGTAGCGGAAATGCTCTGGTGAAAAACTTGGGATTCCTTGGAAATTCATCTGTTCACCTTCGGTTAAAGTATCACCAATTTTAAAGTTTCCAGTATCGTGTAATCCTACAATATCACCAGGATAAGAAATGTCAACAATCTCTTTTTTCTCAGCAAAAAATGCATTTGGACTTGAGAATTTCATGTTTTTACCGTTTCTAACATGTAAATACGGTTTGTTTTTCTCAAATGTTCCCGATACAATTTTTATGAATGCTAAACGATCTCGGTGTTTTGGATCCATATTCGCATGAATTTTGAAAACAAATCCACTGAACTTGCTTTCGTCAGGTTGAACCAAACGTGTATCCGATTCTTTTGCTCTTGGAGTTGGAGCAATATCAATAAAACAATCTAATAATTCACGAACTCCAAAATTATTCAATGCCGAACCAAAAAAAACAGGTTGTAAATCACCATTTAAATATTCCTCTCTATCAAAAGAAGGATATACTTCATCTATTAATTCCAATTCTTCTCTAAGTCGAGTAGCTGGTTTTTCACCAATAATTTTTTCTAATTCAGGATTCGAAATATCATCAAAAGCAATTGTTTCTTCTATGTTTTTACGACTATCTCCTTCAAAAATATTGATGTTCTTTTCCCAGATATTATAAATTCCTTGGAAATCATATCCCATTCCAATAGGAAAACTTAAAGGTGTTACACGAAGTTTTAATTTTTTTTCTACTTCGTCCATTAGGTCAAATGCGTCTTTACCTTCACGGTCTAATTTGTTTATAAAAACAATCATCGGAATGTTACGCATTCTACAAACTTCAACTAATTTTTCAGTTTGTTCCTCAACCCCTTTAGCAACGTCAATAACAACAATTACACTATCAACAGCGGTTAATGTTCTAAACGTATCTTCAGCAAAGTCTTTGTGACCAGGCGTATCTAAAATATTAATTTTTTTGTCTTTATAGTTAAAAGCTAAAACCGATGTTGCAACCGAGATTCCTCTTTGTCTTTCAATTTCCATGAAATCGGAAGTAGCACCTTTTTTTATCTTGTTACTTTTTACAGCTCCAGCTTCCTGAATTGCACCTCCAAATAATAATAATTTTTCAGTTAAAGTCGTTTTACCGGCATCAGGATGGGAGATAATTCCAAAAGTTCTTCTTCTTGCTATTTCTTCTATAAAACTCATTATTCAAAATTTTGTGCAAAAGTAACTTTTTTTGAAGAATTTTCTGTTAATACTCTCTTATAAATGTTGTGGAATAGTATCGAATTGTTATTTTTGTCGATTACAATATAAAATGTATAATTTATTATGAAAATTAGTCGCCTACTTATTTTTGTTTTTTTAATAGCTCCAATTTTTTTAGTAGCACAATCTAAAGAGGTTTTATTTACAATTGATAATCACCCTTATTACACAGATGAATTTGTTCGTGTTTATAATAAGAATTTAGATTTAGTTAAAGACGATTCGCAAAAAGACTTAGATAAATATTTAGAATTGTTTTTAGGTTATAAATTAAAGGTAGAAAAAGCAAATAAAGTTGGTTTGCAAAATGGTACGGCCTATCAAAATGAATTAAAATCATACAGAAATCAATTATCTAAAAATTATTTAAACGATTCAAAAGTTACAAATGAATTAGTTCATGAAGCTTATGATAGATTGCAACAAGAAGTAAGAGCATCACATATTTTAGTTTTAGTAGAAGAAGGTGCATCTCCTCAAGATACTTTGAAAGCGTACAATAAAATGATGGACATCAGAAAAAGATTAGATGCTGGTGAAGATTTTATTAAAGTTGCGCAACAATTCTCTGAAGATCCTTCAGTAAAAGAGAACAATGGTGATTTAGGTTATTTTTCTGCATTCAGAATGGTTTATCCTTTTGAAAATGCTGCATTTAATACAAGAGTAGGTCAAGTTTCTAAACCTTTCCGTACTCGTTTTGGATACCACATTGTTAAAGTTGTTGATAAAAGAAAAAACCGAGGAGAAGTTACAGTTGCTCATATTATGATTTTAAAACCTTCTAAAATAGATGAAGGACAACAAGAAAAAGCAAAAGCAACTATTGATGATATTTATAAAAAAATTCAACAAGGTGAAAGTTTTGAAAGTTTAGCGCAACAATTTTCTGAAGATAAGTCATCTGCACCTAAAGGTGGTGTTTTACAACGTTTTGGTTCTGGACAATTAAGTTCTGAAGAATTTGAAAATGTAGCTTTTGAATTAACAGATAAAAATCAAATTTCAGCTCCTTTTCAATCGCAATTTGGTTGGCATATTGTTAAGTTAATAGAAAAACATCCTGTTCGTTCTTTTGATGAAATGAAAGCTGAATTAGAAGATAAAATCAGAAAAGACGAAAGATCTTTGTTGATTACGAATTCTTTAGCTAAGAAAATGAGAGCAAAATATGCTTTTACTAAAGACGCTAAGTTAATTGCTAAAATCAAAGGTTTAGTAAACGATAATTTTTATTCTCAAACATGGGAAGCTCCTTCAAAATTTAATGAAGCAAATAACACAATTCTTACGATTAATAAAGATAGAAAAGTGACTGCTAAAGTCTTCTTAGATTTTATCGCTTCAAAGCAAAAATCAAATATCAGTACAAGACCAGTTGCAAAACTTGTTGATGAATTATTTGAAAAATTTGTTGACGAGCAACTTATGGCTTATTATAATGATAATTTAGAAAACGAATTTTCAGAATTCAAAAATGTAATGGAAGAATACAGAGATGGTTTATTACTTTTTGATTTGATGGAAAAAGAGATTTGGAACAGAGCTAAAAATGATACCATTGGATTAAATGATTATTTTAAAAATAATATTGCTAACTATCAATGGAAAAAAAGATTTAGTGTAGATATCTTATCGTCAACAGATAGTAAAGTGATTGAAAAGGCACAAAAATATTTGAAAAAAGGGAAATCGTTAGATTACATTAAAGCTCAATTAAACAAAGACGGGAAAGTTAATGTTATGTCTAAATCTGGAATGTATGAAGAAGATTATGATATTTTATCAGAATATAAAAACTTATCTAAAGGTGTTTCTAATGTTGTAACAAAAGATAAATACTTTTTCGTAGTAAATGTTTTGGATGAAAAACCTGCTGGAGCAAAAGAATTATCTGAATGTAGAGGAAAAGTAATTAGTGATTACCAACAATATTTAGAAAACAATTGGGTGAATGAATTGAAAAAAGAGTTTGATATAAAAATCAATACTGAAGTTTTTGAAAAAGTAAAGAAACAATTACATAACTAAATGAAACATTGGGTTCAAATAATTGTAATTGCAGTTTTGGTATCTTCATGTGACTATTTTAAACCCGCAAAAGAACCAAAAGCAATTGCTCGTGTAGGGCAAAGTTATTTGTATGAATCCGATATTGTAAATTTAGTTCCAAAAGGTACATCAAAACAAGATAGTATTGCCATTGTAAAATCTTTTATTGATAGATGGGCAACACAAAAGTTACTTTTTGAAGCTGCTGAAAAGAATATCGGAAAAGATCAACTAGAAGAATTTAATCTTTTAATTGAACAATATAAAACCGATTTGTATACAAAAGCTTACTTAGAAAATTTAGTTATTCGACAAGTAGATACATTGGTTACAGAAGAACAAATAGTTGATTATTATAATAAAAATAAGCAGTATTTTAAAAATTCTTCTGAGTTGGTTAAGCTTCGCTACATCAATTTAGTTAAAGAAAATCCAAAATTTGCTAAAATTAAAGCAAAGTTTAGTTCCTTTACCAAAAAAGATAAAAAAGAGTTAGAGCAGTTGGCTGTTCAGTTTAAAAGTTATGCTTTTAACGACTCAATTTGGGTTGATATAAATCAGGTTTACGAAAAAATTCCATTTATTAATTTGGAAAACAAACAGAAGTTTATTTCGTCTGGAATGAATTTTCAGTATCCTGATTCAACAACAGTATGGTTGGTGAAGATTAACAATGTTTTGCCAAAAGATAGTGCAACGCCTCTTGAGTTTTTAAAGCCCACTATTAAGCAAATTATTATAAATAATAGAAAATTAGAATTAATTAACACATTAGAAAAAGAGATTACGAATGACGCAATCAAAGACAATAAATATGAAATTTATAAATAAAAAATTACTTTATACATTATTTTTAATAACATCAACAGTTGTATTTGCCCAAACTAAAAAAGAAAAAGTAGACGGTGTAGTAGGAGTTGTAGGAGATTATGTTGTATTAGATTCAGATATCGATTTGGATTTTATAACCATGAGAGCACAAGGTGTAGATACTAAAAATATTACACGTTGCGAAGTTTTTGGCAAACAATTAGAAGATAAATTATATGCACACCATGCAATTCAGGATAGTATTATTGTTACTGATGCGGAAGTTAATTCTTATTTAAATGAACAACTTGATGCTGCTGTTGAACAAATTGGTTCAATGGAGAAAGTAGTTAAGTATTATAATAAAAAGAACGAAGAAGAATTACGTAATCATTTCTTTGATGCTGTAAAAATGATGAAACTTACAGATCAAATGCAAAAAAAGATTCTAGAATCAGTTGAAATTACACCTGAAGAAGTAAGAAACTTTTTTAAAGGTATTCCTGCTGATGAAATTCCAACCTTTGGTGCTGAAATGGAAGTAGCTCAAATTGTTGTAAAACCTGTAATCACTGAAGATGAGAAAAAAAGAGTAATTGATAAACTAAAAGAAATCAAACAAGATGTTTTAAACGGATCTAGTTTCTTTAGTAAAGCTGTTTTATTTTCTGAAGATCCTGGGTCAAGTTCAAATGGTGGTTACTATAAAATGAATCGTAAAACACAATTCGTTAAAGAATTTAAAGATGTTGCTTTTAGTTTAGCTGAAGGTGAAATTTCTGAACCATTTGAAACAGAATTTGGATATCATATTATTATGGTTGAAAAGATTAAAGGTCAAGAAGTTGAATTACGTCATATTTTAATTTCTCCAAAAGTATCTACTCAAGCTATGAAAGATGCAAAAGAGAAAATAGAGCAAATAAGAACTAAGATTTTAAATAAAGAAATTTCTTTTGCAGATGCGGCTAAATCGTCTTCTGATCAAAAAGAAACTAGAAATAGTGGTGGGGTTCTTCTTAATCCTAGAACTATGGAGCCAAGATTTGAACTAACCAAAATGGATCCAACATTATACGCACAAGTTTCTTCTTTAAAAGATGGCGAAGTTTCACTTCCGTTAATTGATGAAGAAAGAGGAACAGGTAAATATTATAAGATAATTACAGTTAACAATAGAATTGATGAGCATCAAGCTGATTTTTCTAAAGATTATTTAAAGATTAAAGAGTTAGCTTTAAAAGACAAACAAATTAAAGCTATTGCAAAATGGACTGAAGAGAAAATTAAGGAAACTTATATCAAAATCAGTGATGATTATAAAGATTGTGATTTTGCTAATAACTGGTTAAAAAAATAATTTCTATGTAAATTTATTACCCTTTGATTTTTTCAGAGGGTTTTTTATAAGTTTTTTTCTTATTTTAGACTTTTAATAATATAATTCAAATTAGACTTTTAAATATGTCAGACGTAGCAGCCATTCAGGAATTAGTTCAAAAACAAAAAGCACTTAAACAAGAAATTGCAAAAGTAATTGTTGGTCAAGACGAAGTAGTTCATCAAATTGTGATGAGTATTTTTTCTGGAGGTCATGCTTTGTTAGTTGGTGTTCCAGGTTTAGCAAAAACTTTAATGGTAAATACTATTTCTCAAGCTTTAGGTTTGAATTTTAAGCGTATTCAGTTTACGCCAGATTTAATGCCTTCTGATATTTTAGGAAGTGAAATTTTAGATGAAAATCGTCAGTTTAAATTTATTAAAGGACCAATATTTTCTAATATTATTTTGGCTGATGAGATTAATAGAACGCCGCCAAAAACACAAGCTGCCCTTTTAGAAGCAATGCAAGAAAGAGCGGTTACTGTGGCGGGTCATCATTATAAATTAGATTTACCTTATTTTGTTTTAGCTACACAAAACCCTATTGAGCAAGAAGGGACTTATCCACTACCTGAAGCGCAATTAGACCGTTTTATGTTTGCAGTTAAGTTAGATTACCCAAGTTTTCAAGAAGAAGTTGATGTTGTAAAAGCAACGACTTCTGATTTTAAACCTGTTGTAAATGCATTGTTTACGGCACAAGAAATAATAGATTATCAAAATGTAATTAGAAAAATTCCTGTTGCAGATAACGTCATTGAATATGCAGTTTCTTTAGTAAGTAAAACACGACCAGATAATCCATTATCTAATGATTTTGTAAAAACTTATATCGATTGGGGTGCTGGACCAAGAGCTTCACAAAACTTAATTTTAGCAGCAAAAACAAATGCGGCTTTTAATGGTAAGTTTTCTCCAGATATAGAAGATGTAAAAGCGGTTGCAATTGGAATATTAAGACATCGAATTGTGAAAAATTATAAAGCTGACGCCGAAGGAATTTCGGAAGAAGAAATTATTAAAAAGCTGTTTTAAACAGCTTTTTGCAATTATTAATTAAGGTATTTTTATCTCTTTGGAAATAAATTCAGAAAAAAGAGTTTTCGGTTTAGATGTGTTAAGAGCAACTGCTATAACAATGGTAGTTTGTTCGCATATTCTTTGGATTTATCCAAAGAGTAATCATTTTATTCCAATGCTTTTTGAACTTTTCGGCTTTTGGGGAGTGGAACTTTTTTTTGTTTTAAGTGGTTTTTTAATAGGAAGTATATTGTATAAAACCTTTGTAGAACAAAGCTACAGATTTACTGAAGTTAAAAGCTTTTTAAAAAGACGTTGGTTCAGAACATTACCAAATTATTATTTGATTCTTTTGTTAAATATTTTGATAGCTTTTCTGCTAGGTTATAAAATTGAAGGATTGTTTAAATACTTTTATTTTGCTCAAAACTTTTTATCAAAATCACCTTCTTTTTTCCCTGAATCATGGAGTTTGCCAATAGAAGAATTTGCATACTTGTTATTGCCATTTTCTTTGTGGGGTGTTTGTCGATTTTCTAAGAATAATAAGCAAAAATTGTTCTTAATAGTAAATCTGTTTTGGATAGTGTTTTTTATGATGAACAAATGGATTTACAATTCCAATCATACTATTTCAGATTTAATCGAATGGAATTTAAATTTAAAATCCGTTTTAATTTATCGCGTTGATGCTATTTTAATTGGCGTTGTTGCTGCTTGGTTTTCTATTAATTATCCTTCTTGGTGGAAAAACAATAAAATCGTTTTTGCTTTTTTTGCTTCAATGATTTTTGCTTTTTTAATGTTTGGAATTCTTCCCATGAATTTAACCATTGAGCAAAATCCTTTTTTTTGGAATGTTATTTATTTGCCATTAACATCAATTGGTTTTGCATTTTTATTACCATTTTTTAGCGAATGGAAAACAAATACATCGATTTTTAAATTGCCAATTGAGGGTTTAAGTAAAATTTCATATTCTATTTATTTAATTCATTATAGCATTGTATTGCAATTGGTGAAGTATTTTTTCGATACTCTTCAAATGTCGCAATTAGAACGCCATTTTGTTTCATTGGCAACTGTTTTGGTAACTATAATATTTTCTTATATTCTTTATAAAGTTTACGAAAAACCAATTATGAATCTGAGGGATAAGTAAGAAGTTTAAAAACTCATTTTATCACTCTGATAAAATTTACATCCTATTTTTAATAATTTAGCAAAACTTTTATTTTAAAATGCGAATTTTTCAATAAAACATTAAATAATTAAAATTTATTAGAAAATAATCACTAAAATAGAATAATTACAAATAATATTTCTTTGATTATTCATTTTTATTAAAAATTTTTTAATCTCAAACGAAATAGTTAAATTTGTACCACTTTTTAAAAAATAAAAAATTAAATCTTTTATAGTTTTATGATTTTCGACATTGAAATGATTAAAAAAATTGGTAACAAAAATACGATTCGAGTAAGTAATTTGCTCAAATTTCTAATTTGTCTATTGTCTTGTACTTTAGGCATTTTTTATTTTTTAGATACAATGAAAGATGTTTTAGAAATAGCAACAAATCAAAACTTTTATTAATATAAAGATTTCTATATATGAATTTGTATAACGAGTATATCAATGAGATTGAAGAAAGAAAACAACAAGGTCTTCATCCAAAACCAATTGATGGTGCTGAATTATTAAGTGAGATTATTTCTCAAATTAAAGACGTTTCTAATGTTAATCGTGAAGATTCTTTAAAATTCTTCATCTATAATACATTGCCAGGAACTACTCCAGCAGCTGGTGTTAAAGCTGAATTTTTAAAAGAGATTATTTTAGGTCAAGCTGTAGTAGCTGAAATAACTCCTGCTTTTGCATTCGAATTGTTATCGCATATGAAAGGTGGGCCATCAATCATTGCATTGTTGGACTTAGCTTTAGGCAATGACGAAGCAATTGCTAAACAAGCTGCCGAGGTGTTAAAAACACAAGTATATTTATACGATGCTGATATGGATCGTTTAAAAGTAGCTTTTGAAAATGGTAATACTGTAGCTAAAGAAATTTTAGAAAGCTATGCTAAAGCAGAATTCTTTACAAAATTGCCTGAAGTAGCTGAAGAAATTAAAGTAGTAACTTTCATAGCAGGTGAAGGTGATATTTCTACAGATTTACTTTCTCCAGGTAATCAAGCGCACTCACGTTCTGATCGTGAATTGCACGGAAAATGTATGATTACACCTCAAGCACAGGAAGAAATCAAAGCGTTGCAAGCACAACATCCTGATGCAAGTGTTATGTTAATTGCTGAAAAAGGAACAATGGGAGTTGGTTCTTCTCGTATGTCAGGGGTGAACAACGTAGCATTGTGGACAGGTAAACAAGCTAGTCCTTATGTGCCTTTCGTTAACATCGCTCCAATTGTAGGTGGAACAAACGGAATTTCTCCAATTTTCTTAACTACAGTTGATGTAACGGGTGGTATTGGTATCGACCTTAAAAACTGGGTTAAGAAAACTGATGCTAACGGTGAAGTGGTTCGTGATGCTAACGGTGAACCAGTTTTAGAGCAAAAATATTCAGTTGCTACAGGTACTGTTTTAACAATCAATACAAAATCAAAAAAATTATACAATGGTGATCAAGAGTTAATCGATATCTCAAGATCATTCACACCACAGAAAATGGAGTTTATCAAAGCAGGAGGTTCTTATGCTATCGTTTTTGGTAAAAAATTGCAAACGTTTGCAGCTAAAACATTAGGAATCGATGCGCCTCTAGTTTACGCGCCTTCAAAAGAAATTCATAACGAAGGTCAAGGATTGACTGCCGTAGAGAAAATCTTCAACCGTAATGCTGTGGGTACGATTTCTAAAAAAGTTTTACACGCTGGTTCTGATGTTCGTGTAATTGTAAATATTGTAGGTTCTCAGGATACTACAGGATTAATGACTGCACAGGAGTTAGAATCAATGGCAGCAACGACGATTTCTCCTATCGTTGATGGAGCTTATCAATCAGGATGTCATACAGCTTCTGTTTGGGATAAAAAAGCACAAACAAATATTCCGAAATTAATGAAATTCATGAACGATTTCGGATTAATTAC of Flavobacterium channae contains these proteins:
- a CDS encoding DUF6705 family protein, whose product is MKNILKLLLVLFVQNIYAQYPVLTTTSLAGDPTMDINFSKNGNYAIDTNNERDQYVGLWRYQDSDILFELKMEKRDQFLFKIEYQGQVYYTYSDIIIFKYKLIKNGVLIYDNLNATIPNENYYSQATKHGNYEYLYGGLLDFTRNVMGTVSIKRLQASNPDKIYFNLSSGGYSLHNPKEFYNNPPDVKLFNIPTDGIEMVRVN
- a CDS encoding peptide chain release factor 3, coding for MSFIEEIARRRTFGIISHPDAGKTTLTEKLLLFGGAIQEAGAVKSNKIKKGATSDFMEIERQRGISVATSVLAFNYKDKKINILDTPGHKDFAEDTFRTLTAVDSVIVVIDVAKGVEEQTEKLVEVCRMRNIPMIVFINKLDREGKDAFDLMDEVEKKLKLRVTPLSFPIGMGYDFQGIYNIWEKNINIFEGDSRKNIEETIAFDDISNPELEKIIGEKPATRLREELELIDEVYPSFDREEYLNGDLQPVFFGSALNNFGVRELLDCFIDIAPTPRAKESDTRLVQPDESKFSGFVFKIHANMDPKHRDRLAFIKIVSGTFEKNKPYLHVRNGKNMKFSSPNAFFAEKKEIVDISYPGDIVGLHDTGNFKIGDTLTEGEQMNFQGIPSFSPEHFRYINNADPLKSKQLEKGIDQLMDEGVAQLFTLEMNGRKVIGTVGALQYEVIQYRLEHEYGAKCTYENFPAYKACWVKPQDPKNTEFAEFKRVKQKFLGHDKYGQLVFLADSDFSIQMTQQKYPTVELFFTSDFQKR
- a CDS encoding peptidylprolyl isomerase; translated protein: MKISRLLIFVFLIAPIFLVAQSKEVLFTIDNHPYYTDEFVRVYNKNLDLVKDDSQKDLDKYLELFLGYKLKVEKANKVGLQNGTAYQNELKSYRNQLSKNYLNDSKVTNELVHEAYDRLQQEVRASHILVLVEEGASPQDTLKAYNKMMDIRKRLDAGEDFIKVAQQFSEDPSVKENNGDLGYFSAFRMVYPFENAAFNTRVGQVSKPFRTRFGYHIVKVVDKRKNRGEVTVAHIMILKPSKIDEGQQEKAKATIDDIYKKIQQGESFESLAQQFSEDKSSAPKGGVLQRFGSGQLSSEEFENVAFELTDKNQISAPFQSQFGWHIVKLIEKHPVRSFDEMKAELEDKIRKDERSLLITNSLAKKMRAKYAFTKDAKLIAKIKGLVNDNFYSQTWEAPSKFNEANNTILTINKDRKVTAKVFLDFIASKQKSNISTRPVAKLVDELFEKFVDEQLMAYYNDNLENEFSEFKNVMEEYRDGLLLFDLMEKEIWNRAKNDTIGLNDYFKNNIANYQWKKRFSVDILSSTDSKVIEKAQKYLKKGKSLDYIKAQLNKDGKVNVMSKSGMYEEDYDILSEYKNLSKGVSNVVTKDKYFFVVNVLDEKPAGAKELSECRGKVISDYQQYLENNWVNELKKEFDIKINTEVFEKVKKQLHN
- a CDS encoding peptidylprolyl isomerase; the protein is MKFINKKLLYTLFLITSTVVFAQTKKEKVDGVVGVVGDYVVLDSDIDLDFITMRAQGVDTKNITRCEVFGKQLEDKLYAHHAIQDSIIVTDAEVNSYLNEQLDAAVEQIGSMEKVVKYYNKKNEEELRNHFFDAVKMMKLTDQMQKKILESVEITPEEVRNFFKGIPADEIPTFGAEMEVAQIVVKPVITEDEKKRVIDKLKEIKQDVLNGSSFFSKAVLFSEDPGSSSNGGYYKMNRKTQFVKEFKDVAFSLAEGEISEPFETEFGYHIIMVEKIKGQEVELRHILISPKVSTQAMKDAKEKIEQIRTKILNKEISFADAAKSSSDQKETRNSGGVLLNPRTMEPRFELTKMDPTLYAQVSSLKDGEVSLPLIDEERGTGKYYKIITVNNRIDEHQADFSKDYLKIKELALKDKQIKAIAKWTEEKIKETYIKISDDYKDCDFANNWLKK
- a CDS encoding AAA family ATPase is translated as MSDVAAIQELVQKQKALKQEIAKVIVGQDEVVHQIVMSIFSGGHALLVGVPGLAKTLMVNTISQALGLNFKRIQFTPDLMPSDILGSEILDENRQFKFIKGPIFSNIILADEINRTPPKTQAALLEAMQERAVTVAGHHYKLDLPYFVLATQNPIEQEGTYPLPEAQLDRFMFAVKLDYPSFQEEVDVVKATTSDFKPVVNALFTAQEIIDYQNVIRKIPVADNVIEYAVSLVSKTRPDNPLSNDFVKTYIDWGAGPRASQNLILAAKTNAAFNGKFSPDIEDVKAVAIGILRHRIVKNYKADAEGISEEEIIKKLF
- a CDS encoding acyltransferase family protein, translating into MEINSEKRVFGLDVLRATAITMVVCSHILWIYPKSNHFIPMLFELFGFWGVELFFVLSGFLIGSILYKTFVEQSYRFTEVKSFLKRRWFRTLPNYYLILLLNILIAFLLGYKIEGLFKYFYFAQNFLSKSPSFFPESWSLPIEEFAYLLLPFSLWGVCRFSKNNKQKLFLIVNLFWIVFFMMNKWIYNSNHTISDLIEWNLNLKSVLIYRVDAILIGVVAAWFSINYPSWWKNNKIVFAFFASMIFAFLMFGILPMNLTIEQNPFFWNVIYLPLTSIGFAFLLPFFSEWKTNTSIFKLPIEGLSKISYSIYLIHYSIVLQLVKYFFDTLQMSQLERHFVSLATVLVTIIFSYILYKVYEKPIMNLRDK
- a CDS encoding bifunctional aconitate hydratase 2/2-methylisocitrate dehydratase, with protein sequence MNLYNEYINEIEERKQQGLHPKPIDGAELLSEIISQIKDVSNVNREDSLKFFIYNTLPGTTPAAGVKAEFLKEIILGQAVVAEITPAFAFELLSHMKGGPSIIALLDLALGNDEAIAKQAAEVLKTQVYLYDADMDRLKVAFENGNTVAKEILESYAKAEFFTKLPEVAEEIKVVTFIAGEGDISTDLLSPGNQAHSRSDRELHGKCMITPQAQEEIKALQAQHPDASVMLIAEKGTMGVGSSRMSGVNNVALWTGKQASPYVPFVNIAPIVGGTNGISPIFLTTVDVTGGIGIDLKNWVKKTDANGEVVRDANGEPVLEQKYSVATGTVLTINTKSKKLYNGDQELIDISRSFTPQKMEFIKAGGSYAIVFGKKLQTFAAKTLGIDAPLVYAPSKEIHNEGQGLTAVEKIFNRNAVGTISKKVLHAGSDVRVIVNIVGSQDTTGLMTAQELESMAATTISPIVDGAYQSGCHTASVWDKKAQTNIPKLMKFMNDFGLITARDPKGVYHSMTDVIHKVLNDITVDDRAIIIGGDSHTRMSKGVAFGADSGTVALALATGEASMPIPESVKVTFKGEMKSYMDFRDVVHATQAQMLHQFGGENVFQGRIIEVHIGTLTADQAFTFTDWTAEMKAKASICISEDETLIESLEIAKGRIQIMIDKGMDNAKQVLQGLIDKANKRIAEIRSGEEPALRPDANAKYYAEVVVDLDVIAEPMIADPDVNNADVSKRYTHDTIRPLSYYGGDKKVDLGFIGSCMVHKGDMKILAQMLKNIEAQQGKVEFKAPLVVAPPTYNIVDELKAEGDWEVLQKYSGFEFDDNAPKAAARTEYENMLYLERPGCNLCMGNQEKAAKGDTVMATSTRLFQGRVVEDSAEKKGESLLSSTPVVVLSTILGRTPNIEEYTAAVEGINLTKFAPSHKLLVK